Proteins encoded by one window of Yersinia massiliensis:
- the rne gene encoding ribonuclease E, whose amino-acid sequence MKRMLINATQQEELRVALVDGQRLYDLDIESPGHEQKKANIYKGKITRIEPSLEAAFVDYGAERHGFLPLKEISREYFPSNYSSHGRPNIKDVLREGQEVIVQVDKEERGNKGAALTTFISLAGSYLVLMPNNPRAGGISRRIEGDDRTELKEALSSLQLPDGMGLIVRTAGVGKSADALQWDLSFRLKHWDAIKKAAEGRPAPFLIHQESNVIVRAFRDYLRPDIGEILIDNPKVLELAKEHIAALGRPDFSSKIKLYSGEIPLFSHYQIESQIESAFQREVRLPSGGSIVIDTTEALTAIDINSARATRGGDIEETAFNTNLEAADEIARQLRLRDLGGLIVIDFIDMTPVRHQREVENRLRDAVRQDRARIQIGRISRFGLLEMSRQRLSPSLGESSHHVCPRCSGTGTVRDNESLSLSILRLIEEEALKENTHEVHAIVPVQIASYLLNEKRESVNAIEKRQGGVRAVIVPNDQMQTPHYSVLRVRKGEEVPSLSYLLPQLHEAEMAQPQEETTIERKRPEQPALATFSLPTEVPPESTPTAAATKPAAVPQAASSATAEQPGFFSRLLTGLKGIFGASPEAEVKPVEVEKTEASDNRRNDRRNPRRQNNGRKDRGDRTPREGRDNGNRDSNSRDNNSRDNSSRDHNARDNSSRDSSSRDNNSRDNSNREGRDDQRRNNRRPAQQATTSQASNDIVDSNIEQRDDQPQRRGDRQRRRQDDKRQAQQDVKANVSAVNVDEAQPEQEERQQVMQRRQRRQLNQKVRIQSANDELNSQENALQVAPVSTPVANLPVPAAQEEVKLLPQVSVAADDDVANDRNGNNENGMPRRSRRSPRHLRVSGQRRRRYRDERYPTQSAMPLAGAFASPEMASGKVWVRYPVAQPFEQAAFVENPVEEQLPIAIAATAVDAATADVAAADVAAAEVVSVEVAAVETAVVEAAKVEEEAPHAETAVNVPTAIIAAPIVEAVTTATPAPQHRQGGSASSAAAVPGRAPIVAPASIAEPVVETEAIAAVEAIEVNETAPVIEDAIAAEAVIENTIVPDAAVEENQPESVEIVEATSVEVTAAEAPVTEVAVEETVADEPVVAESVINEEQVEEPIEVEADVTAEQMVTEATNSTEPVVTAAPQPVIAHPEGVLFKHYASAPMTKAPAPDYAPEAQTKGSWERPAFDFSGKGSAGGHAAVTQATAPATKPQSVE is encoded by the coding sequence ATGAAAAGAATGTTGATTAACGCAACTCAGCAAGAAGAGTTGCGTGTTGCCCTTGTAGATGGACAGCGGCTGTATGATTTGGATATTGAAAGTCCAGGCCATGAACAGAAAAAAGCGAATATTTACAAAGGTAAAATCACCCGAATCGAACCCAGTCTAGAAGCTGCTTTTGTTGATTATGGCGCTGAAAGACACGGTTTCCTTCCCCTAAAAGAAATTTCTCGCGAATATTTCCCTAGTAATTATTCCTCACATGGCCGCCCAAACATCAAAGATGTGTTGCGCGAAGGCCAAGAAGTTATTGTTCAAGTTGATAAAGAAGAGCGTGGCAATAAAGGTGCTGCACTCACCACTTTCATCAGCTTGGCTGGCAGTTATTTAGTTCTGATGCCAAACAACCCGCGTGCTGGTGGTATTTCTCGCCGCATCGAAGGTGACGACCGCACTGAATTGAAAGAAGCCCTATCCTCTCTACAACTGCCTGATGGTATGGGTCTGATTGTTCGTACTGCTGGTGTTGGTAAATCAGCTGACGCGCTGCAATGGGACTTATCATTCCGTCTAAAGCACTGGGATGCAATTAAAAAAGCTGCTGAAGGTCGCCCCGCGCCCTTCTTGATCCATCAGGAAAGTAACGTGATTGTCCGTGCTTTCCGTGATTATCTGCGTCCAGATATCGGTGAAATTCTTATCGACAACCCGAAAGTGCTCGAGTTGGCAAAAGAACATATCGCCGCATTAGGTCGCCCTGATTTCAGCAGCAAAATTAAGCTCTACAGTGGTGAGATCCCTCTGTTTAGCCATTATCAAATTGAGTCGCAGATTGAATCGGCATTCCAACGTGAAGTACGTTTGCCATCCGGCGGTTCTATTGTTATCGATACCACCGAAGCTTTGACCGCGATTGATATTAACTCCGCACGAGCAACCCGTGGCGGTGATATCGAAGAAACAGCCTTCAATACCAACCTTGAAGCCGCTGATGAAATTGCTCGTCAGTTGCGTTTACGTGACTTGGGTGGCCTGATTGTTATCGACTTTATCGATATGACTCCTGTGCGTCATCAGCGTGAAGTTGAAAACCGTTTACGCGATGCTGTTCGTCAAGACCGCGCGCGTATTCAGATTGGCCGCATTTCCCGTTTCGGTTTACTGGAAATGTCCCGCCAGCGCCTCAGCCCATCGCTGGGTGAGTCAAGCCATCACGTTTGCCCACGCTGTAGCGGCACGGGTACTGTTCGTGATAACGAATCACTGTCCCTCTCTATTCTGCGTCTGATTGAAGAAGAAGCGCTGAAAGAAAACACCCATGAAGTTCATGCCATCGTGCCGGTACAAATTGCATCGTACCTGCTAAACGAAAAGCGTGAATCCGTTAACGCCATTGAAAAACGCCAAGGTGGTGTGCGTGCAGTGATCGTACCAAACGATCAGATGCAAACCCCACACTATTCTGTTCTTCGGGTGCGTAAAGGTGAGGAAGTTCCTTCCCTGAGCTATTTGCTGCCACAACTGCATGAAGCAGAAATGGCGCAGCCGCAGGAAGAAACTACGATTGAACGTAAGCGCCCAGAACAACCTGCGCTGGCGACCTTCTCTCTGCCGACTGAAGTGCCACCGGAGTCAACGCCGACAGCCGCCGCCACTAAACCTGCTGCGGTGCCACAAGCTGCCAGCTCAGCGACTGCTGAACAACCAGGCTTCTTTAGCCGTTTGCTCACCGGACTAAAGGGTATCTTTGGTGCATCACCTGAAGCCGAAGTTAAACCGGTTGAAGTTGAGAAGACCGAAGCAAGTGATAACCGTCGTAATGATCGCCGCAATCCACGTCGCCAAAACAATGGGCGTAAAGATCGTGGGGACCGCACACCACGTGAAGGTCGTGATAACGGCAACCGAGACAGCAATTCTCGCGACAATAACTCTCGCGATAACAGTTCTCGTGACCACAATGCCCGCGATAATAGTTCTCGTGACAGCAGCTCTCGTGACAACAACAGCCGTGACAATAGCAATCGCGAAGGTCGTGATGATCAGCGTCGTAATAACCGTCGCCCGGCTCAACAGGCAACGACATCGCAAGCATCAAATGACATCGTTGACAGCAATATCGAGCAACGTGACGATCAGCCGCAGCGTCGCGGTGACCGCCAGCGCCGTCGTCAGGATGACAAGCGTCAAGCTCAACAGGATGTCAAAGCTAATGTTTCTGCTGTCAATGTCGATGAAGCACAACCTGAGCAAGAAGAACGTCAGCAGGTCATGCAACGTCGTCAGCGTCGCCAGTTGAATCAGAAAGTTCGTATTCAATCTGCAAACGATGAGCTGAATAGTCAGGAAAATGCCTTACAGGTTGCCCCTGTTAGCACTCCTGTGGCTAATTTGCCTGTACCTGCTGCGCAGGAAGAAGTGAAGTTACTACCTCAAGTGAGTGTTGCTGCAGATGATGACGTAGCTAATGACCGTAATGGTAACAACGAAAATGGAATGCCACGTCGTTCCCGCCGCTCACCTCGTCACTTGCGTGTTAGTGGTCAGCGTCGTCGCCGTTATCGTGATGAGCGTTATCCAACACAATCTGCAATGCCTCTGGCTGGCGCTTTCGCTTCACCAGAAATGGCATCAGGTAAGGTGTGGGTACGTTATCCTGTCGCTCAGCCATTTGAACAAGCCGCCTTTGTAGAAAATCCGGTTGAAGAGCAGTTGCCAATCGCAATAGCTGCAACTGCGGTAGACGCTGCGACAGCAGACGTTGCAGCAGCAGACGTTGCAGCAGCAGAAGTTGTATCGGTAGAAGTTGCAGCGGTAGAAACAGCGGTAGTTGAAGCAGCCAAGGTCGAGGAAGAAGCGCCCCATGCTGAAACTGCGGTAAATGTCCCTACTGCAATCATAGCAGCGCCAATCGTTGAGGCAGTAACCACTGCAACTCCTGCTCCGCAGCATAGACAAGGTGGTTCTGCATCTTCAGCCGCAGCCGTTCCAGGCCGTGCACCGATTGTTGCCCCAGCAAGCATCGCTGAGCCGGTCGTAGAAACTGAAGCTATTGCAGCAGTTGAAGCTATCGAGGTGAATGAAACAGCGCCTGTTATTGAGGATGCTATCGCAGCAGAAGCCGTTATCGAAAACACCATCGTGCCAGATGCAGCAGTTGAAGAAAACCAACCGGAAAGCGTTGAGATTGTTGAAGCAACCTCTGTTGAAGTAACGGCTGCGGAAGCACCCGTTACCGAAGTGGCAGTTGAGGAAACGGTTGCCGATGAACCGGTTGTCGCTGAGTCAGTTATCAACGAAGAGCAGGTCGAAGAGCCTATCGAGGTTGAAGCTGATGTTACTGCTGAACAAATGGTAACTGAAGCGACTAATAGCACTGAACCTGTCGTGACTGCGGCTCCACAGCCAGTTATTGCTCATCCTGAGGGCGTACTATTCAAACATTATGCGTCAGCACCGATGACCAAAGCACCAGCACCTGATTATGCGCCAGAAGCGCAAACCAAAGGTTCTTGGGAACGTCCGGCCTTTGATTTCTCAGGAAAAGGATCTGCAGGTGGCCACGCGGCTGTGACTCAAGCAACAGCGCCAGCGACAAAACCGCAATCAGTCGAATAA
- the yceD gene encoding 23S rRNA accumulation protein YceD produces the protein MQKVKLPLTIDAVRTAQKRLDYAGIYSPEQVTRVADSVVSVDSDVVASLSFNIDNQRLAVITGHADVDVTLMCQRCNNTFAHHVHTTYCFSPIVNDEQAEALPEAYEPIEVDEFGEVDLLAMIEDEIILSLPVVPVHDSEHCEVSEADMVFGKLPAEVEKPNPFAVLASLKKSN, from the coding sequence ATGCAAAAGGTAAAATTACCCCTGACCATTGATGCGGTTCGTACCGCTCAGAAACGTTTAGACTACGCAGGTATCTATTCGCCTGAGCAGGTTACACGAGTAGCCGATTCAGTGGTAAGTGTGGACAGCGATGTCGTGGCCTCATTATCGTTTAATATCGATAATCAGCGCCTGGCGGTTATTACAGGTCATGCGGATGTCGATGTCACATTGATGTGCCAGCGCTGTAATAACACGTTTGCACACCATGTTCATACAACGTATTGTTTTAGCCCGATCGTCAATGATGAGCAGGCTGAAGCATTACCGGAAGCGTACGAGCCGATTGAAGTCGACGAGTTTGGCGAAGTCGATCTGCTGGCAATGATTGAAGACGAAATTATTCTTTCACTGCCTGTCGTTCCGGTACATGATTCTGAACACTGTGAAGTGTCCGAGGCGGACATGGTATTTGGTAAACTGCCTGCAGAGGTGGAGAAACCTAATCCATTTGCCGTATTAGCCAGTTTAAAGAAAAGTAATTAA
- the dinI gene encoding DNA damage-inducible protein I: MRVEVSIDKKNQLPAGAIEALTNELSKQLETKFPDTTTTVQVRYASANNLSVLGGAKTDKDLISEILQEIWESADDWFDAN; encoded by the coding sequence ATGCGTGTTGAAGTGAGCATTGATAAGAAAAATCAGTTACCCGCAGGTGCTATCGAAGCGCTAACCAATGAATTAAGCAAACAACTGGAAACGAAATTCCCAGACACAACGACAACTGTGCAAGTCCGCTATGCCAGTGCAAATAATCTTTCTGTGTTAGGTGGGGCTAAAACTGACAAAGATCTGATCTCTGAAATATTACAAGAAATATGGGAAAGCGCTGACGACTGGTTTGACGCAAACTAA
- a CDS encoding Maf family protein, with protein sequence MPQLVLASTSSYRRALLEKLQLPFISAAPKADETPLRGELADALVQRLALAKAQALADAYPQHVIIGSDQVCVINGQIVGKPHNHANALKQLQQASGQCVTFYTGLALVNTATGHINCVCETFDVYFRTLSEAEINGYLMREQPWNCAGSFKSEGLGITLFERLSGRDPNTLIGLPLITLTQMLIEQGINPLL encoded by the coding sequence ATGCCGCAACTTGTTCTAGCCTCAACGTCTTCTTATCGTCGCGCCCTGCTCGAAAAACTGCAATTGCCCTTTATTAGCGCAGCACCAAAGGCCGATGAAACACCCTTGCGGGGGGAATTGGCTGATGCGCTAGTGCAGCGGTTGGCACTTGCCAAAGCCCAAGCACTGGCTGACGCTTATCCACAACATGTGATTATTGGTTCAGATCAAGTATGTGTAATTAACGGTCAAATCGTCGGAAAACCCCATAACCATGCAAATGCGCTAAAACAATTACAGCAAGCCAGTGGGCAATGTGTGACCTTTTATACTGGGTTGGCGCTGGTCAATACCGCCACAGGTCACATCAATTGTGTTTGCGAAACGTTTGATGTTTATTTTCGGACCTTAAGCGAAGCCGAAATAAATGGCTATTTAATGAGAGAGCAGCCGTGGAATTGTGCTGGTAGTTTTAAAAGTGAAGGGTTGGGTATCACATTATTTGAACGGTTGTCTGGGCGTGACCCAAATACCCTGATCGGCCTGCCGCTCATTACCCTCACCCAAATGCTAATTGAGCAAGGGATAAATCCATTACTGTAG
- the bssS gene encoding biofilm formation regulator BssS — MDRNDEVIQTHPLVGWDISTVDAYDAMMIRLHYLSSMDQLPENALVDRTLWLTTDVARQLINILEAGIAKIESSEYQVLDHRKH; from the coding sequence ATGGACAGAAATGATGAAGTTATTCAGACTCACCCGCTTGTAGGTTGGGATATCAGCACGGTAGATGCATACGACGCGATGATGATACGTCTTCATTACCTGTCTTCTATGGATCAACTGCCAGAAAATGCACTTGTTGATAGAACGCTTTGGTTGACCACTGATGTTGCTCGCCAATTAATCAATATTTTAGAAGCAGGCATCGCTAAAATTGAGTCATCAGAATATCAAGTTCTTGATCACCGTAAGCATTAA
- the pyrC gene encoding dihydroorotase yields the protein MTAQPQTLKIRRPDDWHIHLRDDEMLSTVLPYTSEVFARAIVMPNLAPPITTVASAIAYRDRILAAVPAGHKFTPLMTCYLTDSLDINELTAGYEQGVFTAAKLYPANATTNSNHGVSDIPAIYPLFEQMQKIGMPLLIHGEVTDAAVDIFDREARFIDQVMEPIRRHFPELKIVFEHITTKDAADYVLAGNRFLGATITPQHLMFNRNHMLVGGIRPHLFCLPILKRSTHQEALRQVVASGSDRFFLGTDSAPHAKHRKESSCGCAGVFNAPSALPAYATVFEELNALQHLEAFCSLNGPRFYGLPVNEDYVELVRTPFQQPEEISLGNESIVPYLAGQTINWSVKS from the coding sequence ATGACTGCACAACCTCAAACCCTGAAAATTCGCCGCCCAGATGACTGGCATATTCACTTACGTGATGACGAAATGCTCAGTACCGTGCTGCCTTATACCTCCGAGGTGTTTGCCAGAGCGATTGTCATGCCGAATCTGGCCCCCCCTATTACTACCGTGGCCAGTGCTATTGCGTATCGGGATCGTATTCTGGCAGCCGTGCCAGCAGGGCATAAATTTACGCCGTTGATGACCTGTTACCTCACTGACTCACTTGATATCAATGAGCTGACCGCTGGCTATGAGCAAGGTGTGTTTACCGCAGCGAAACTGTATCCGGCTAATGCCACCACAAACTCGAATCATGGTGTATCTGATATCCCGGCGATATATCCCTTATTTGAGCAAATGCAAAAAATAGGCATGCCGCTGCTTATTCACGGCGAAGTCACCGATGCTGCAGTGGATATCTTTGATCGCGAAGCGCGTTTTATTGATCAAGTGATGGAACCGATACGCCGTCATTTCCCCGAGTTAAAAATTGTCTTTGAGCATATTACGACCAAAGATGCCGCCGACTATGTGCTGGCAGGCAATCGTTTCCTTGGTGCGACCATCACTCCACAGCATCTGATGTTTAACCGTAACCACATGCTGGTTGGCGGGATTCGTCCTCACCTGTTCTGTCTGCCAATACTGAAACGTAGTACTCATCAGGAAGCACTGCGCCAAGTTGTCGCCAGTGGCTCTGATAGATTCTTCCTAGGCACTGACTCTGCACCTCATGCCAAACACCGCAAAGAGTCATCCTGTGGCTGTGCTGGTGTGTTCAACGCACCATCAGCACTGCCTGCTTATGCGACTGTGTTTGAGGAACTAAATGCGCTACAACATTTAGAGGCATTCTGCTCATTAAATGGCCCGCGTTTCTATGGCCTGCCAGTAAACGAGGATTATGTTGAGTTGGTACGCACCCCATTCCAACAACCAGAAGAGATCTCGTTAGGGAATGAATCTATCGTTCCTTATCTCGCAGGTCAGACGATCAACTGGTCAGTTAAAAGCTGA
- a CDS encoding putative quinol monooxygenase: MEVRVIASLVAKPEFVNEVKEAVLQVIEPSREEQGNLQYDLHAESGQQGSFVFFERWESDEALDKHNKTQHFGDFVKSIEGKLESIEIKKVKQIA, encoded by the coding sequence ATGGAAGTCCGTGTCATTGCCAGCTTAGTGGCTAAACCTGAGTTTGTGAATGAAGTCAAAGAGGCTGTTCTTCAGGTGATAGAACCAAGTCGTGAGGAACAGGGGAATCTGCAATATGATCTCCATGCTGAATCTGGTCAACAAGGTTCTTTTGTCTTCTTTGAGCGTTGGGAGTCTGATGAAGCATTAGACAAACATAATAAAACTCAACATTTCGGCGACTTCGTTAAATCGATAGAAGGTAAGCTGGAAAGTATTGAAATAAAGAAAGTAAAACAGATAGCCTGA
- the rpmF gene encoding 50S ribosomal protein L32: MAVQQNKPTRSKRGMRRSHDALTTATLSVDKTSGETHLRHHITADGFYRGRKVIG, translated from the coding sequence ATGGCCGTACAACAGAACAAACCAACTCGTTCCAAACGTGGCATGCGCCGTTCACACGATGCGCTGACCACTGCCACTCTGTCTGTGGACAAAACTTCCGGTGAAACTCACCTGCGTCACCATATCACAGCCGACGGTTTCTACCGTGGCCGCAAGGTTATCGGCTAA
- the rluC gene encoding 23S rRNA pseudouridine(955/2504/2580) synthase RluC produces the protein MKTNNPAVQLITISADEAGQRIDNFLLTKLKGVPKSMIYRIVRKGEVRVNKGRIKPEYKLADGDVVRVPPVRVAEREEVQVSAKLDKVAALADCILFEDDYLLVLNKPSGTAVHGGSGLSFGVIEALRALRPEARFLELVHRLDRDTSGVLLVAKKRSALRSLHEQLRLKGMQKDYLALVRGQWQSHCKAVQAPLLKNIMQSGERVVKVSSEGKPSETRFKVEERFEHATLVKASPITGRTHQIRVHALHAGHPIAFDDRYGDREFDQQLQGTGLHRLFLHAAALRFEHPNTGETMRIEAPLDNQLRHCLQVLRKKSAA, from the coding sequence ATGAAAACGAATAATCCAGCAGTACAATTAATCACCATTTCTGCCGATGAAGCGGGCCAGCGGATAGATAACTTTTTGCTCACCAAATTGAAGGGTGTGCCAAAAAGTATGATCTACCGTATCGTGCGTAAAGGTGAGGTTCGCGTGAATAAGGGCCGCATTAAGCCAGAATATAAACTGGCTGACGGTGACGTGGTGCGTGTTCCTCCGGTGCGTGTTGCAGAGCGCGAAGAGGTCCAAGTCTCTGCGAAGCTTGATAAAGTGGCGGCACTGGCCGATTGCATTTTATTTGAGGATGATTACCTCTTAGTGCTGAATAAGCCTTCAGGCACAGCAGTACACGGTGGCAGTGGTTTGAGTTTCGGCGTGATTGAGGCATTACGTGCATTGCGCCCTGAAGCGCGTTTTCTGGAGCTAGTCCACCGCCTCGACCGCGATACTTCCGGTGTCTTGTTGGTCGCTAAAAAACGCTCTGCGTTGCGCTCGTTGCATGAACAGTTGCGTTTAAAAGGAATGCAGAAGGACTATTTAGCGCTAGTGCGTGGTCAGTGGCAGTCTCACTGCAAAGCGGTACAAGCACCTCTGCTGAAGAATATTATGCAAAGTGGCGAGCGTGTGGTGAAGGTTAGTAGTGAAGGTAAACCTTCAGAAACGCGGTTCAAAGTGGAAGAGCGTTTCGAGCATGCGACGCTGGTTAAAGCTAGTCCCATTACAGGTCGGACTCATCAGATTCGTGTTCATGCGTTGCATGCAGGGCACCCAATTGCTTTTGATGATCGCTACGGTGACCGTGAGTTTGATCAGCAATTGCAGGGAACCGGTCTGCATCGCTTATTCTTGCATGCTGCGGCTCTACGTTTTGAGCATCCGAATACCGGTGAAACAATGCGTATTGAGGCTCCTCTCGATAATCAGTTACGCCATTGCTTGCAGGTGTTGCGTAAAAAATCGGCAGCTTAA
- the plsX gene encoding phosphate acyltransferase PlsX produces the protein MTCLTLALDAMGGDFGPCVTVPASLQALASNPQLKLLLVGNPDTLNPLLVNATPLLLERLQVIPAEHVIASDAKLSQAIRASRGTSMRVALELVKNGDAQACVSAGNTGVLMGLAKMMLTPLDGIERPALMTVIPNQQRSKTVVLDLGANVECDSTMLVQFAVMGSVMAEEVVGITNPRVALLNIGEEETKGLDNIREAAAVLKNTPAINYIGYLEGNDLLTGKTDVMVCDGFVGNVTLKTMEGVIRMFLSLLKSSGESGKQSWWLKLIGRWLQKRVAKRFGHLNPDQYNGACLLGLRGIVIKSHGAANQRAFAVAIEQAVQAVQRQVPQRIAARLEAVLPKSD, from the coding sequence TTGACTTGTCTAACCCTGGCGTTAGATGCAATGGGTGGGGACTTCGGTCCCTGCGTCACAGTGCCTGCTTCATTGCAGGCACTGGCCTCTAATCCACAGCTAAAACTCTTGCTGGTCGGGAATCCCGACACTCTCAATCCGTTACTTGTCAATGCCACTCCTTTGTTGCTGGAGAGGTTACAAGTAATTCCTGCTGAGCATGTTATTGCCAGCGATGCTAAACTCTCACAAGCCATTCGTGCCAGCCGCGGGACTTCTATGCGTGTCGCATTGGAGCTTGTCAAAAACGGTGATGCCCAAGCTTGTGTTAGTGCAGGGAATACAGGGGTATTGATGGGGTTGGCGAAGATGATGCTTACGCCACTGGACGGAATAGAGCGTCCGGCGTTAATGACCGTCATTCCTAACCAACAGCGTAGTAAGACAGTGGTACTAGATTTAGGCGCTAACGTTGAATGTGATAGTACAATGTTGGTGCAATTTGCTGTCATGGGATCGGTGATGGCAGAAGAAGTTGTTGGAATAACGAACCCACGTGTTGCTTTGCTTAATATCGGCGAAGAGGAAACTAAGGGGCTAGATAATATCCGCGAAGCCGCCGCAGTATTAAAAAATACACCGGCAATCAATTATATTGGCTATCTGGAAGGCAATGATTTGCTGACTGGAAAGACTGATGTAATGGTTTGTGACGGCTTCGTGGGTAACGTCACTCTAAAGACCATGGAAGGTGTGATAAGAATGTTCTTGTCACTGCTCAAGTCATCGGGCGAAAGCGGTAAACAATCCTGGTGGCTTAAACTCATTGGGCGTTGGCTGCAAAAACGTGTGGCAAAGCGGTTCGGTCATTTGAACCCCGACCAGTATAATGGTGCATGTCTGTTAGGATTACGGGGTATCGTAATTAAGAGCCACGGTGCGGCGAATCAACGCGCATTTGCCGTTGCCATCGAACAGGCTGTGCAGGCGGTGCAGCGGCAAGTTCCTCAACGGATTGCCGCGCGCCTTGAAGCGGTATTACCCAAGAGTGACTGA